A single window of Martelella sp. NC20 DNA harbors:
- a CDS encoding isochorismatase family protein: MIITAIIDLQERLVPAMAGSNAMVANAAKLVAGSKEFARPIVVTEQNPDKLGGTVAELQIDRETAIPKMSFDSSGLILPGSETVEMVVLAGCEAHICVRQTVRGLRARGIDVVVAVDAIGSRKDIDYRTALRSMRDMGAKLETVESILFDWLGTAEHDRFRPISQLIR; encoded by the coding sequence TTGATCATCACGGCCATCATCGACCTGCAGGAAAGGCTTGTGCCCGCAATGGCAGGGTCTAACGCAATGGTAGCGAACGCTGCGAAACTGGTCGCCGGGTCCAAGGAATTCGCTCGCCCGATCGTGGTGACCGAGCAGAACCCCGACAAGCTGGGCGGAACGGTCGCCGAACTGCAGATCGACCGGGAGACGGCAATCCCGAAAATGTCGTTCGACTCCTCCGGACTGATCCTGCCCGGTTCGGAGACGGTCGAGATGGTGGTCCTTGCTGGTTGCGAGGCGCATATCTGTGTGCGTCAGACAGTGCGCGGGCTGAGGGCGCGCGGGATCGACGTGGTCGTCGCCGTGGATGCCATCGGATCCCGGAAAGACATTGACTATCGCACCGCTCTTCGGTCGATGCGCGACATGGGCGCAAAACTGGAGACCGTGGAATCCATCTTGTTCGACTGGCTTGGAACCGCCGAGCATGACAGGTTTCGACCAATCTCGCAGCTGATCCGGTAG
- a CDS encoding acyl-CoA carboxylase subunit beta: protein MRNELEAKRRKALEGGQGKARDKYLKSGKLLVRDRLKLLFDDGFAFEDGLLAGSERDLPADGIVTCIGKVNGQDVAVIANDMTVKAGTWGPQALLKFNRMQDLALEAGIPIVYLVDSAGARIDEQKSLFLGRNGWGNIWYKQVQISGRVPQVCVLFGPSPAGAAYVPGLCDLVIMVDKQASAFLGSPRMAKMTISEDVTDEQMGGARLHCMFSGLGDVLVKDDAEGITSAKEYLSYLPGNWEEPAPMAEAVAAEPAAAARINEVVPKNQNVPYDVHDLIDGLIDEGTFFEVKALYAKEMTVGFARLGGRPVGIVANNSKHKGGVIFSDTSDKAARFIWTCNAYNVPLLFLQDVSGYMIGSSVEKGGIIRHGAKLLSAVCESTVPRICVLVRKAYGGGYLAMSGAPTHPDAMLALPTAMPALVGPEAAVNAIYYNKIMELPEEDRAEFIRQKRDEFAQDIDVYKAAADTFAAEDVLAPETLRDDLIKRFAIYSRRKAPVIPRRSAVHPV, encoded by the coding sequence ATGCGGAATGAACTCGAAGCAAAGCGCCGCAAGGCGCTTGAAGGTGGCCAGGGCAAGGCCCGCGACAAATACCTCAAGTCCGGCAAACTGCTTGTTCGCGACAGGCTGAAGCTGTTGTTCGATGATGGTTTCGCCTTCGAGGACGGACTTCTTGCGGGAAGCGAACGCGACCTGCCTGCCGACGGTATCGTCACATGCATTGGCAAGGTGAACGGCCAGGATGTCGCCGTTATCGCCAACGACATGACCGTCAAGGCCGGCACCTGGGGACCGCAGGCCCTGTTGAAGTTCAATCGGATGCAGGACCTCGCGCTCGAGGCCGGGATTCCCATCGTCTATCTCGTCGACTCGGCCGGCGCGCGCATCGACGAGCAGAAGTCGCTGTTCCTCGGCCGCAACGGCTGGGGCAATATCTGGTACAAGCAAGTCCAGATCTCGGGCCGTGTGCCGCAGGTCTGTGTGCTGTTCGGGCCGTCGCCGGCGGGGGCGGCCTATGTTCCGGGCCTTTGCGATCTGGTGATCATGGTGGACAAGCAGGCGTCGGCCTTTCTCGGCTCGCCGCGCATGGCCAAGATGACCATTTCCGAAGATGTCACCGACGAGCAGATGGGCGGCGCAAGACTGCACTGCATGTTCAGCGGTCTTGGCGATGTCCTGGTCAAGGACGATGCGGAGGGCATCACAAGCGCCAAGGAATATCTCTCCTACCTTCCCGGCAACTGGGAAGAGCCGGCCCCGATGGCCGAGGCCGTTGCCGCCGAACCCGCCGCCGCCGCCCGCATCAATGAGGTCGTGCCGAAGAACCAGAATGTCCCCTATGATGTTCATGACCTGATCGACGGGCTTATCGACGAGGGCACCTTCTTTGAGGTGAAGGCGCTCTACGCCAAGGAGATGACCGTGGGCTTTGCAAGGCTCGGCGGGCGACCGGTCGGCATTGTGGCCAACAATTCAAAGCACAAGGGCGGGGTGATCTTTTCGGACACTTCGGACAAGGCGGCCCGTTTCATCTGGACCTGCAACGCCTACAACGTGCCGCTCCTGTTCCTTCAGGACGTCAGCGGCTACATGATCGGCAGTTCGGTGGAAAAGGGCGGCATTATCCGCCATGGCGCAAAGCTGTTGTCCGCGGTCTGCGAATCCACCGTGCCGCGAATCTGCGTGCTGGTCCGCAAGGCCTATGGCGGCGGGTATCTGGCAATGTCCGGGGCGCCCACGCATCCCGACGCAATGCTTGCCCTGCCAACGGCGATGCCGGCCCTGGTCGGCCCCGAGGCCGCCGTCAACGCGATCTATTACAACAAGATCATGGAACTGCCCGAAGAGGACCGGGCGGAATTCATCCGGCAAAAGCGGGATGAATTTGCGCAGGACATCGACGTCTACAAGGCCGCCGCCGACACTTTCGCGGCAGAAGACGTGCTTGCACCGGAAACGCTTCGCGACGATCTCATCAAGCGTTTCGCAATCTACAGCCGCCGGAAAGCGCCCGTCATCCCGCGCCGCTCCGCCGTTCATCCCGTCTAA
- a CDS encoding enoyl-CoA hydratase-related protein: MTFQTIKAHVDDRGVGYLTLARPEVRNAMNGTMYDEARAVVRDYDEDPKVRVVVLSGEGQAFCAGGDFKYQQSQSGRPREERIAEAQKLASWLRELDFLSKPLIGRINGAAYAGGLGLVSTCDIAIGLKSETFAITESRIGMLPGMIAPYVVKRLGEANARRLFLNARPFSGEEAVGYGILSMAVEADDLDAAVEREVDLALRCSPKAIAAAKNLIRYVDRHNHDENFIYTVDRVADMWDWADAAEGMASFFEKRLPAWDWRADK, from the coding sequence ATGACATTTCAGACGATCAAGGCGCATGTCGACGATAGGGGGGTCGGCTACCTGACGCTGGCGCGGCCGGAAGTTCGCAATGCCATGAATGGCACGATGTACGACGAGGCGCGCGCGGTTGTCCGCGATTATGACGAGGACCCGAAGGTTCGCGTCGTGGTGCTGTCGGGCGAGGGCCAGGCCTTCTGCGCCGGCGGCGATTTCAAATATCAGCAGAGCCAGTCCGGCCGGCCCCGCGAGGAACGCATTGCCGAGGCTCAGAAGTTGGCCAGCTGGCTGCGGGAACTCGATTTCCTGAGCAAACCCCTGATCGGCCGAATCAATGGCGCGGCCTATGCCGGTGGTCTTGGTTTGGTCTCCACGTGCGACATCGCGATCGGGCTGAAGAGCGAAACCTTTGCGATCACGGAATCGCGCATCGGAATGCTCCCCGGGATGATCGCGCCCTATGTGGTCAAGCGACTGGGCGAAGCGAATGCAAGGCGGCTGTTCCTGAACGCCAGGCCATTCAGCGGCGAAGAGGCCGTCGGATACGGCATCCTGAGCATGGCGGTCGAGGCGGATGATCTGGACGCCGCAGTCGAGCGCGAGGTCGATCTGGCGTTGCGCTGCTCGCCCAAGGCGATTGCGGCGGCAAAGAATCTGATCCGCTATGTCGATCGGCACAATCACGATGAGAATTTCATTTACACCGTGGATCGGGTCGCGGATATGTGGGACTGGGCCGATGCTGCGGAAGGCATGGCGAGCTTCTTCGAGAAACGCCTGCCGGCATGGGACTGGCGCGCCGACAAATGA
- a CDS encoding class I adenylate-forming enzyme family protein, which produces MMRMDVGSHVTHNAGRFPDKTALIQNDRNVSYAELDRVSNRIANAIRATGASSGDRIAMVMHSTIDWVEAFVGIIKSGCVAVPLNYRLMAHEIAALVADSGAGIVFVSSDLVGLTSEVSGIDTQVVFDTADRDGFLADASSEPCGVEIDRAWTKVIIYTGGTTGPSKGVMLSHENVFWNTLHEVIDTRMHEDDNTMLLTPLHHAAALNCWLLPHLYLGATATIVPKYDPALAIATIEKHKVTNAFTPPSMARDIFNHPDAAKADLSSFQRWYVGGANLSRRDRNRMHDLIPGVEIFFQYGLSEAGVIVTVLKEKDYERAPQGSIGRAFLNFDVKIFREDLSDAERGEVGEIAVRGPSVMKGYHNKPDATAKTFHEGWLRTGDMGSMDENGFVQFHDRLKDMVKTGGLNVYSQEVEQALLKHASVREAAILGFPSEKWGEEVVAVIVCQDGCSEDAAELIAFAKTELAGYKVPKRIVFLGYGEIPINDSGKIAKKELRARLVPDKEVEDV; this is translated from the coding sequence ATGATGAGAATGGATGTCGGCTCTCATGTCACCCACAACGCGGGACGATTTCCGGACAAGACAGCTCTTATCCAGAACGATCGCAACGTGAGCTATGCCGAGCTGGACCGCGTGTCCAACCGGATCGCCAACGCGATACGCGCAACCGGAGCCAGCAGCGGCGACCGCATCGCCATGGTGATGCATTCGACGATAGACTGGGTCGAAGCCTTCGTCGGCATCATCAAGTCCGGCTGCGTGGCGGTCCCGTTGAACTATCGGCTGATGGCCCATGAAATCGCAGCGCTTGTCGCGGATTCGGGCGCCGGGATCGTGTTCGTGAGTTCTGATCTGGTTGGTCTGACCTCCGAGGTTTCGGGGATCGATACGCAGGTCGTTTTCGACACCGCGGACCGCGACGGGTTTCTGGCCGATGCGTCATCGGAGCCCTGCGGCGTGGAAATTGACCGCGCGTGGACCAAGGTCATCATTTATACCGGCGGCACGACCGGCCCCTCGAAGGGCGTCATGCTTTCGCATGAGAACGTGTTCTGGAATACGCTGCACGAAGTCATCGACACCCGGATGCACGAGGATGACAACACCATGTTGCTCACCCCGCTGCATCACGCCGCCGCGCTGAACTGCTGGCTGCTGCCGCATCTCTATCTTGGCGCCACGGCGACGATCGTTCCGAAATACGACCCGGCGCTGGCCATCGCGACCATCGAAAAGCACAAGGTGACGAACGCCTTCACGCCGCCCTCGATGGCGCGTGACATCTTCAATCACCCTGACGCTGCAAAAGCGGACCTCAGTTCGTTCCAGCGCTGGTATGTCGGCGGCGCCAACCTGTCGCGGCGGGACCGGAACCGGATGCACGACCTGATCCCCGGCGTGGAGATCTTCTTCCAGTACGGGTTGTCCGAGGCGGGCGTGATCGTGACGGTTCTCAAGGAAAAGGACTATGAACGCGCGCCGCAGGGCTCCATCGGCCGCGCCTTCCTGAACTTCGACGTCAAGATCTTCCGCGAGGATCTGAGCGATGCCGAAAGGGGCGAAGTCGGCGAAATCGCCGTGCGGGGTCCAAGCGTGATGAAGGGCTATCACAACAAGCCCGATGCGACCGCCAAAACTTTTCACGAGGGCTGGCTGCGGACCGGCGACATGGGGTCGATGGACGAAAACGGTTTCGTCCAGTTCCACGACCGCCTGAAGGACATGGTCAAGACCGGCGGGCTGAACGTCTATTCTCAGGAGGTCGAGCAGGCACTGCTGAAGCATGCTTCGGTGCGCGAAGCGGCGATCCTGGGCTTCCCGAGCGAGAAGTGGGGCGAAGAGGTGGTCGCGGTCATCGTATGCCAGGACGGCTGTTCGGAGGATGCGGCCGAACTGATCGCCTTTGCAAAAACCGAACTCGCCGGCTACAAGGTTCCCAAGCGGATCGTTTTCCTCGGCTATGGCGAAATTCCGATCAACGACAGCGGCAAGATCGCCAAGAAAGAGCTCAGGGCCAGGCTGGTCCCCGACAAGGAAGTGGAAGATGTCTGA
- a CDS encoding SDR family NAD(P)-dependent oxidoreductase has translation MSEQIMPADLLKGQTILVTGAGQGNGRAIALGMAAAGARIVSADLNGDTAAKTARDCGADARSFVLDISDRDSVLAIAAEIERSCGPIDCLVNNAGILLRGRVEEDPDIEKWKKTFEVNVTGSYSVAMAFLDQLKATKGSIINIGSIQSFVATPNSTAYTASKGAVLQMTKSLSVELARYEIRVNGIAPGVMRTPMTAETLSNEKASTALLNHIPMRRAGEPEELAGPAVFLASRLASYVTGVMLPVDGGYLSV, from the coding sequence ATGTCTGAACAGATCATGCCGGCTGACCTGCTGAAGGGACAGACGATCCTGGTCACGGGCGCGGGGCAAGGGAATGGTAGGGCGATCGCTCTTGGCATGGCCGCTGCCGGAGCCCGCATTGTGAGCGCCGATCTGAACGGGGACACCGCGGCGAAAACCGCGCGGGATTGCGGCGCGGACGCCCGGTCCTTTGTCCTCGATATCTCGGATCGCGACAGCGTGCTGGCCATTGCGGCAGAAATCGAGAGGTCCTGCGGCCCGATCGACTGCCTGGTCAACAATGCGGGCATCCTGCTCAGGGGTCGCGTCGAGGAAGATCCCGACATCGAAAAGTGGAAGAAGACCTTCGAGGTCAACGTGACCGGAAGCTATTCGGTCGCCATGGCGTTCCTGGATCAGCTCAAGGCGACCAAGGGGTCGATCATCAATATCGGGTCGATCCAGTCCTTCGTCGCCACGCCGAATTCCACGGCCTACACCGCTTCCAAGGGGGCGGTGCTGCAGATGACGAAGTCCCTCTCTGTCGAGCTTGCGCGCTACGAAATCCGGGTGAACGGAATAGCCCCCGGCGTGATGCGCACGCCGATGACGGCCGAGACGCTGTCCAACGAAAAGGCATCGACCGCGCTGCTGAACCATATTCCCATGCGCCGCGCGGGCGAGCCGGAAGAACTCGCTGGACCGGCGGTGTTTCTGGCTTCGAGATTGGCGAGCTATGTCACGGGTGTTATGCTGCCCGTCGACGGAGGATATCTGTCTGTCTGA
- a CDS encoding enoyl-CoA hydratase/isomerase family protein gives MGIIRETRGPVAWVSIDRPAKLNAIDPETHEALAAIWPELEADDEVRAIVLTGAGDRSFCAGADIGTFLPYLASAIEAGKDPQHFCGLTNRRLGKPLIAAINGDAMGGGLELALAADIRIASDRARFALPEVRIGAMAGAGGVTRLRRMIPPAVAEHMILTGEPISAARACEIGLVSEIVPAADLAVRVSQIAHRIAAMPPQTIRACRELADDDHLPIDAALENERAAFRTLMHSQVLRDNLARFSQERTRMFGGSE, from the coding sequence TTGGGTATCATCAGGGAAACGCGCGGACCGGTGGCGTGGGTGTCGATCGACAGGCCGGCCAAGCTGAATGCTATCGATCCGGAGACGCACGAGGCGCTGGCCGCGATCTGGCCAGAACTGGAAGCCGACGACGAGGTGCGGGCCATCGTTCTGACCGGCGCGGGAGATCGGTCCTTCTGTGCGGGGGCCGATATCGGGACTTTTCTGCCGTATCTGGCGTCGGCCATCGAGGCCGGCAAGGACCCACAACATTTCTGCGGCCTGACCAACCGACGGCTGGGCAAACCATTGATTGCCGCGATCAATGGCGACGCCATGGGCGGCGGGCTGGAACTTGCGCTGGCCGCGGATATTCGGATCGCGTCCGACCGCGCGCGGTTCGCGCTTCCCGAAGTCCGGATCGGCGCGATGGCGGGCGCCGGCGGCGTCACGCGGCTGAGGCGCATGATCCCTCCCGCAGTTGCCGAACACATGATTCTGACCGGAGAGCCGATCAGCGCCGCGCGCGCCTGCGAGATCGGTCTGGTGTCCGAGATCGTGCCGGCGGCGGATCTTGCGGTGAGGGTGTCCCAGATCGCCCACCGCATCGCCGCCATGCCGCCACAGACAATTCGCGCCTGTCGGGAACTGGCTGACGACGACCATCTGCCGATCGACGCCGCACTTGAAAATGAAAGGGCCGCGTTCCGCACCCTGATGCATTCGCAGGTGCTGCGCGACAATCTTGCGCGGTTCTCGCAAGAACGCACCCGCATGTTCGGTGGGTCAGAGTAA
- a CDS encoding TetR/AcrR family transcriptional regulator, whose amino-acid sequence MRTLGSKGEVTEKLLREAGIRLIARHGYDAVSLRHLAKEVGIQAGSLYNYISNKQDFLHALMGDIIRDLNNDMEQAMAGLDDPLEMLRAFIRVHILFHTKRKDEVFIGNMELRSLTDENRADIVKMRDEYEDRLDHILKKGQESGIFRFSNRRTVRLALFAMLTQIANWYSPKGKESISSITEEYIDLAVAMLRVPEEHLMEAA is encoded by the coding sequence TTGAGAACACTGGGGTCCAAGGGCGAGGTTACCGAAAAGCTGCTGCGTGAGGCTGGCATACGCCTGATCGCGCGGCACGGATATGATGCAGTCAGCCTCAGGCATCTGGCAAAGGAAGTCGGAATTCAGGCCGGCTCTCTCTACAACTACATCAGCAACAAGCAGGATTTTCTGCATGCGCTGATGGGAGACATCATCCGCGATCTGAACAACGACATGGAACAGGCTATGGCGGGTCTGGACGACCCGCTCGAAATGCTCCGCGCCTTTATCCGGGTGCACATTCTGTTCCACACCAAACGCAAGGACGAAGTGTTCATCGGCAATATGGAGCTGCGCAGCCTTACCGACGAAAACCGGGCCGACATCGTGAAGATGCGTGACGAATACGAGGACCGGCTGGATCATATTCTGAAGAAAGGTCAGGAAAGCGGCATCTTCAGATTTTCGAACCGACGCACCGTCCGGCTCGCCCTGTTCGCGATGCTCACCCAGATTGCCAACTGGTACAGCCCGAAGGGCAAGGAAAGCATCAGCTCCATCACGGAAGAATATATCGACCTCGCCGTCGCCATGCTGCGCGTGCCCGAGGAACACCTGATGGAAGCGGCATAG
- a CDS encoding acetyl-CoA carboxylase biotin carboxyl carrier protein subunit, with amino-acid sequence MAKTIDSIMAGNVWKILVKEGDSFDIGDTVAILESMKMEINIEADDAGTVDKLMVAEGDTVDEGTSLFSYS; translated from the coding sequence ATGGCAAAAACGATCGATTCTATCATGGCAGGAAACGTCTGGAAGATCCTGGTCAAGGAAGGCGACAGTTTCGATATTGGCGATACTGTGGCAATCCTTGAGTCGATGAAGATGGAGATCAACATCGAAGCCGACGATGCCGGCACGGTGGACAAGCTGATGGTCGCCGAAGGCGATACCGTCGACGAGGGCACGTCGCTCTTCAGTTATTCCTGA
- a CDS encoding hydroxymethylglutaryl-CoA lyase has product MSDFPKAIHLHEEGPREGIQIEKAQLTVDQKVELIDSLAATGLKQIDCVSFVNPKRVPSMADADEVARAIPKRDGVRYTGLWLNQQGLERALELPLDIMGSLRVTASETFSIKNTNKNIEQTFDEQRKWLETYRAHDIELEWGYIMTAFGCTYEGHVPISRVMDMAARIVELAKEYSQPLKGIYLADTVGFAMPRDIEERVGALRERYPDLRVGLHLHDTRGTGMPNVYAALRMGVDQFDSSTAGLGGCPFADHKGAAGNVCTEDIVFMCEEMGISTGVDLDALIETARMAEAMFGHTLPGKVMHAGSLSRFRS; this is encoded by the coding sequence ATGAGCGACTTTCCGAAGGCCATACATCTGCACGAAGAGGGCCCGCGCGAAGGCATCCAGATCGAGAAGGCGCAGTTGACGGTAGATCAGAAAGTAGAGCTGATCGACTCTCTTGCCGCAACCGGTCTCAAGCAGATCGACTGCGTGTCATTCGTCAACCCCAAGCGGGTGCCAAGCATGGCCGACGCAGACGAGGTTGCCCGCGCCATCCCCAAGCGCGACGGCGTTCGCTATACCGGCCTCTGGCTGAACCAGCAAGGTCTGGAGCGCGCGCTGGAACTGCCGCTCGACATCATGGGATCGCTGCGCGTCACGGCATCGGAAACCTTTTCGATCAAGAACACCAACAAGAACATCGAGCAGACCTTCGACGAGCAACGCAAATGGCTGGAGACCTACCGCGCTCATGATATCGAGCTTGAGTGGGGTTACATCATGACGGCCTTCGGATGCACCTATGAAGGTCACGTACCGATCAGCCGGGTGATGGACATGGCGGCCAGGATCGTGGAGCTGGCGAAAGAGTATTCGCAGCCGCTCAAGGGCATTTATCTTGCGGATACGGTGGGTTTCGCGATGCCGCGCGATATCGAGGAAAGGGTCGGCGCGCTGCGGGAACGCTACCCCGATCTGCGGGTCGGGCTGCACCTGCACGATACCAGGGGCACCGGTATGCCGAACGTCTATGCCGCCTTGCGCATGGGCGTTGACCAGTTCGACAGCTCGACCGCCGGACTTGGCGGCTGCCCGTTTGCCGATCACAAGGGCGCGGCGGGCAATGTCTGCACCGAAGATATTGTCTTCATGTGTGAGGAGATGGGCATCAGCACGGGCGTGGATCTCGACGCGCTGATCGAAACCGCGCGGATGGCCGAGGCCATGTTCGGTCACACCTTGCCCGGAAAAGTCATGCACGCCGGAAGCCTGAGCCGTTTCCGCAGCTGA